One stretch of Schlesneria sp. DSM 10557 DNA includes these proteins:
- a CDS encoding cytochrome-c peroxidase: MRFATCLAILLSSVHVATAQENTSPKVLLGSPDLTAGIPGQGELTIEQIKRWLDNPANHVTLEVELPEGLSLGANNISIPKNNPMTRAKIELGRQLFFDTRLSADTTISCASCHHPEDAYGRNTTFGEGIGGQVGGRNSPIAYNRILSTLQFWDGRADSLEEQAKGPIANPIEMGHTHEAATTGLKGIEGYRLQFEKIFPGEGVTIDAAAKAIAAFERALVTGTSPADYYEPLLNFEKTFKDDLKDMKAFKEDDRESYDLYWKLKRASNAHPVSQSAKRGRELFFGKANCTACHAGANFTDEKFHNIGIGMDKKDPDLGRYDVTKDDKDRGAFKTPTVRNVAQTGPFMHDGSLNTLEEVVEWYDKGGHPNPYLSDKMKKLNLTAQEKEDLVAYMIALQGDLPPVRMDRLPK; this comes from the coding sequence ATGAGATTCGCAACGTGTCTAGCCATCCTTCTCTCTTCCGTGCATGTCGCGACGGCACAGGAAAACACGTCCCCTAAAGTCCTGCTGGGATCACCCGATCTGACAGCAGGGATTCCGGGACAGGGAGAATTGACCATCGAACAGATCAAGCGATGGCTCGATAACCCTGCCAACCATGTCACGCTCGAAGTCGAACTGCCGGAAGGGCTGTCGCTGGGGGCGAACAATATTTCGATCCCCAAGAATAACCCGATGACGCGGGCCAAAATTGAGCTGGGACGACAGCTCTTCTTTGATACGCGACTCTCGGCCGACACCACGATCAGTTGCGCCAGTTGCCATCATCCTGAAGATGCCTACGGCCGTAATACGACCTTCGGCGAAGGGATCGGCGGACAGGTGGGCGGACGCAATTCCCCCATCGCTTATAACCGCATCCTGAGCACCCTTCAGTTCTGGGACGGCCGGGCCGATTCGCTGGAAGAGCAGGCCAAAGGGCCGATCGCCAACCCGATCGAAATGGGACATACGCACGAAGCCGCCACGACCGGTTTGAAGGGAATCGAAGGCTACCGGCTGCAGTTCGAAAAGATCTTCCCTGGGGAAGGAGTCACGATCGATGCCGCCGCCAAGGCGATCGCTGCATTTGAACGGGCACTGGTGACCGGTACCTCGCCCGCCGATTACTACGAGCCACTGCTCAACTTTGAAAAGACGTTCAAAGACGATCTGAAAGACATGAAGGCCTTCAAGGAAGACGACCGCGAATCCTATGACCTTTACTGGAAGCTCAAACGAGCCAGCAACGCTCATCCGGTCTCGCAGTCAGCCAAACGAGGTCGCGAACTGTTCTTCGGCAAGGCGAACTGCACCGCCTGCCATGCCGGGGCCAACTTCACCGACGAGAAGTTCCACAACATCGGCATCGGGATGGATAAGAAAGATCCCGATCTGGGCCGCTATGACGTCACGAAGGATGATAAAGACCGTGGTGCCTTCAAGACCCCAACGGTTCGAAACGTTGCTCAGACCGGCCCCTTCATGCACGATGGCAGCCTGAACACGCTCGAAGAGGTCGTCGAATGGTACGACAAAGGGGGCCATCCGAATCCTTACCTGAGCGACAAGATGAAAAAGCTGAACCTGACCGCTCAGGAAAAGGAAGACCTCGTCGCCTACATGATCGCCCTGCAGGGAGACCTGCCACCCGTCCGCATGGACCGCCTGCCCAAGTAA
- a CDS encoding PepSY domain-containing protein, which translates to MLHLIRRGHLYAGLLLIPWVILFGVTGFLFNHSTFWPEQPVIHVRQSHTRGTSVASLPKAVDIAEEVVSGINAKVGSRYKLVNPGSVNFTRGAFGAVLNGAGGDRYTVQLFPNGTGVIRVAPAGAANAQEAEGERTTQRRRETPVEKVGGSESSRGPDDEKDGKNQTVPAGETGPVSQPQLPERNRRPEAEKGAPFATSQGMLLKTSVHEAMESGLPEVLRRLKLDHTKASNIRASTVKFKMSDDEKTWDVTYDPNSGAVSGIDTSESPGISFRMFLLRLHMTHGYLPGDGSVRWLWVIMADATALIMIFWAVSGLVMWWQIKRTRLPGSICLGISLLVAIYIGLGMHEMIASAIKP; encoded by the coding sequence ATGCTCCATCTGATCCGCCGTGGACATCTTTACGCGGGGCTCTTACTGATCCCGTGGGTCATCCTGTTTGGCGTGACGGGCTTCCTGTTTAATCACTCGACGTTCTGGCCGGAACAGCCGGTGATTCATGTTCGTCAGAGTCATACACGAGGTACCTCTGTCGCTTCGTTACCCAAAGCCGTCGACATTGCAGAAGAGGTTGTCAGTGGGATCAATGCTAAAGTTGGGTCTCGTTACAAACTTGTGAATCCTGGTTCCGTGAATTTCACGCGGGGTGCTTTTGGCGCGGTTTTGAATGGAGCCGGAGGAGACCGCTACACCGTTCAGCTCTTTCCAAACGGCACTGGGGTGATTCGTGTCGCTCCGGCCGGGGCGGCAAATGCACAAGAGGCCGAAGGAGAGCGTACCACGCAGCGACGGCGAGAGACCCCAGTTGAAAAAGTGGGAGGAAGTGAATCGTCCCGGGGACCAGATGATGAAAAGGACGGGAAAAACCAAACCGTGCCCGCAGGAGAGACTGGTCCGGTTTCTCAACCCCAATTGCCGGAACGCAATCGACGACCTGAAGCAGAGAAAGGAGCGCCGTTCGCGACTTCTCAGGGAATGCTGCTTAAAACCTCGGTGCATGAGGCCATGGAGTCTGGGCTACCGGAGGTGCTCCGCCGGCTAAAGCTGGACCACACCAAGGCAAGTAATATTCGTGCCAGTACGGTGAAGTTCAAGATGTCAGACGATGAGAAAACCTGGGATGTGACCTACGATCCCAATTCCGGTGCCGTCTCGGGCATCGATACTTCGGAATCGCCGGGTATCTCGTTTCGCATGTTTCTACTGCGACTCCATATGACGCATGGCTATTTGCCAGGAGACGGGAGTGTTCGATGGCTGTGGGTGATCATGGCAGATGCGACAGCGCTGATCATGATCTTCTGGGCGGTCTCGGGACTTGTCATGTGGTGGCAGATCAAACGGACCCGGCTTCCGGGAAGTATTTGTCTGGGGATTAGTCTATTGGTAGCAATCTATATCGGACTTGGAATGCACGAAATGATTGCGTCGGCAATCAAGCCCTGA
- a CDS encoding DUF1559 domain-containing protein: protein MKKTRGFTLIELLVVIAIIAVLIALLLPAVQQAREAARRTQCKNNLKQLALAFHNYADNFGMLPLPDIGITFAARTPIHWDMSWSISLLPQLDQAPLFNLFNQNAPNGVSDAANQMVISTTLPAFVCPTTPRSGKIQGIIEVQLPIASAVVNPDFTAAPSDYLIPRSFQDSAFTPTEVFGAFCNPNSAGTLDLTRAGARFQDITDGLSNTILLVERAGFPTILVSQGGVTKAPTSSTYPAVVQKHYSGWWASTQNDRVRAWNAQGTSYGSGPCVINCSNDWGGAYSFHTGGMQAPLADGSVRFLSANLDKSTFRALIGKSDAVVVGEF, encoded by the coding sequence ATGAAGAAGACGCGGGGATTCACGTTAATTGAACTTTTGGTCGTTATCGCAATTATTGCCGTCCTGATCGCCCTGCTTCTGCCAGCCGTACAACAAGCGCGCGAGGCGGCCCGTCGCACGCAATGTAAGAACAATCTGAAGCAGTTGGCGCTCGCTTTCCACAATTATGCGGACAACTTCGGCATGCTTCCGCTTCCTGATATCGGAATCACCTTTGCGGCCCGCACCCCGATCCACTGGGACATGAGCTGGAGCATCTCATTGTTGCCTCAATTGGATCAGGCACCTCTGTTCAATCTGTTCAATCAGAATGCGCCGAATGGCGTATCAGATGCGGCTAATCAGATGGTCATCTCTACGACCTTGCCCGCATTCGTTTGCCCCACGACGCCCCGTAGCGGAAAGATTCAAGGTATCATTGAAGTCCAGCTTCCGATTGCCTCTGCCGTGGTCAACCCGGACTTCACCGCGGCTCCGAGTGACTACCTGATTCCTCGGAGCTTTCAGGACTCAGCTTTCACGCCGACGGAAGTCTTCGGGGCGTTCTGCAATCCCAATAGCGCTGGCACGCTTGACCTGACCCGTGCCGGGGCTCGGTTTCAAGATATCACTGATGGACTTTCAAACACGATACTTTTAGTAGAGCGAGCGGGGTTTCCGACCATCCTGGTTTCACAAGGGGGCGTAACCAAGGCACCCACCAGTTCCACTTATCCTGCTGTCGTTCAAAAGCATTACAGCGGTTGGTGGGCTTCCACTCAAAACGATCGGGTCCGCGCCTGGAATGCCCAAGGGACGTCCTATGGATCGGGTCCCTGTGTCATCAATTGCTCGAACGACTGGGGTGGAGCTTATTCGTTTCATACCGGCGGGATGCAAGCTCCGCTCGCGGATGGCTCCGTTCGCTTCTTGAGCGCGAACCTGGATAAATCGACTTTTCGCGCATTAATTGGCAAAAGCGATGCCGTCGTCGTCGGCGAGTTCTAA
- a CDS encoding carboxypeptidase regulatory-like domain-containing protein: MDKFCPAFLIVASIVLPGCSHQKPGKDWLPTYRAEGYVTVQGEPAVGAIVRLFPTVPQEDTKTPVIPTGVVNEDGLFELTSYSTGDGAPEGEYFITVEWPDPTISTSQSAVPEDPPDRLKHRYSDPKRSKLKASISAEENLLDEISLD, encoded by the coding sequence ATGGATAAATTTTGTCCCGCATTCCTCATCGTCGCATCTATCGTTCTCCCTGGATGCAGCCATCAGAAACCTGGCAAGGATTGGCTACCAACCTATCGCGCCGAGGGTTATGTCACCGTTCAAGGAGAGCCTGCAGTGGGGGCGATTGTTCGCCTGTTCCCTACCGTCCCGCAGGAAGACACAAAAACTCCTGTGATTCCAACGGGAGTCGTCAATGAAGACGGTCTTTTCGAATTGACCTCTTACAGCACCGGCGACGGCGCTCCAGAAGGGGAGTATTTCATCACGGTCGAGTGGCCCGATCCGACCATCAGCACATCCCAAAGTGCCGTGCCGGAAGATCCGCCCGATCGACTGAAACACAGGTATTCGGACCCGAAACGGTCCAAGTTGAAGGCCTCTATCTCCGCGGAAGAGAATCTGTTGGACGAAATTTCACTCGATTGA
- a CDS encoding ABC transporter substrate-binding protein, protein MTDLAGREVEIPSQVSRFVLMRGMGLYDVAVLLGDETPEKLAGWDSSLKTSDRDAYDKFVDRFPGLAEIPMLGDTLKKSVSAEGILALQPDLVIGGTYMMGQTECLDQVEQAGVPVLYLSSDDPFSDPQKSLMLLGEVFGKQQRAREIVEWVDREIQMVQDRMSRLEEAIPSIYVEAGNFGAGKYGNTFGCSPQKKRMNWGSILAQIRCQNVGEDVSGPYGMGVIQPEYLLSRNPDVVVITGACWEAFPESLHLGYAADAEKARINLRAYQSRPGWTELNAVKNGRVYGLNTRLGSHIMSFVAVQQLAQWLYPSQFQDLNPRQRLQEFHETYMPIDFSGTWMVELKGD, encoded by the coding sequence GTGACTGACCTCGCAGGACGAGAAGTCGAAATTCCGTCGCAGGTAAGTCGCTTTGTCCTGATGCGGGGAATGGGATTGTATGATGTCGCCGTACTTTTGGGGGACGAAACGCCTGAGAAGCTCGCTGGGTGGGACTCGTCTCTCAAGACCAGCGACCGCGATGCCTATGATAAGTTCGTTGACCGATTCCCCGGTCTCGCGGAGATTCCGATGCTCGGTGACACGCTCAAGAAAAGTGTCAGCGCTGAAGGGATCCTGGCCCTCCAACCCGATCTTGTGATTGGTGGGACTTATATGATGGGCCAGACCGAGTGTCTTGATCAAGTCGAACAGGCGGGGGTTCCTGTTCTGTACCTGAGTTCCGACGATCCGTTCAGCGATCCTCAAAAGAGTTTAATGTTACTGGGCGAGGTCTTCGGTAAGCAGCAACGGGCGCGAGAGATCGTCGAATGGGTCGATCGTGAGATCCAAATGGTCCAGGATCGAATGTCGCGTCTGGAAGAGGCAATACCCTCAATCTATGTCGAGGCGGGGAATTTTGGCGCGGGGAAATACGGCAACACCTTTGGCTGCAGCCCTCAAAAGAAACGGATGAATTGGGGAAGCATTCTCGCTCAAATCCGGTGCCAGAATGTGGGTGAGGACGTTTCCGGACCTTACGGCATGGGAGTCATACAACCGGAGTATTTACTGAGTCGCAATCCCGACGTCGTTGTAATCACCGGTGCCTGCTGGGAAGCGTTCCCGGAAAGCCTGCATCTGGGCTATGCCGCCGATGCGGAGAAGGCTCGGATTAATCTTCGTGCCTATCAGTCACGTCCCGGATGGACTGAGTTGAACGCGGTGAAGAACGGCCGCGTCTATGGACTGAACACCCGACTGGGCAGCCATATCATGAGTTTTGTGGCGGTGCAGCAACTGGCCCAGTGGCTTTATCCATCGCAATTCCAGGATCTGAATCCACGTCAGCGGTTGCAGGAATTTCATGAAACGTACATGCCGATCGACTTCAGTGGAACATGGATGGTCGAATTGAAGGGGGATTGA